The sequence below is a genomic window from Gossypium hirsutum isolate 1008001.06 chromosome A11, Gossypium_hirsutum_v2.1, whole genome shotgun sequence.
tacaggatctcgtcgggtaccatccaaggagctttccattcaacgtcatcctcctaaagattttggagaatcgtcatccacttctcttccgtgatgtcatctcgtcttggtgtagcaacttgttccttcaatggggaatagtcttctgagaagactcgataggagacattttccaccttccaaaagtgactatggaaccacaccaatagtagctgtgcgcatccaatgaaccttccctcccctgctcttcgacatgcgcttagagatctgaaggtttctgctaagattgccgggatgggcgtgactcctttactaagccaatcgaacaaatcagagacagcctcatctatgtgccctaaagctctagggaaaattaccaatccatagatacctagagcgaagacatccactcttttcttcacatcagggtgtactaatactaaatctcgcaagcttttccaaggaacgcatttactgtctcctttctgttggattcgggcagcgacccactgttcgctcatccctgtaatgctcatcaatttttttaataatgtcgggacactagcagctctagaataggccttgtcaatttgaatctttggacaccgaagtAAGGccgtatattcttccacggtgggcaccaagtccagttttccaaaagtgaaacaactgtaagcaggattccaaaactgggctagggctcggaataaatgcttgtccactttgacaccaagtaggAAAGGCAAGTCCCCATAGTCACAGTAGAACATCTGCTTGGTCCCatcatcccattgatcccatatttccttcatttctcgaagatcattttggattatgctgatacgggtgaagtcccataactctgatacgtacccttctgcaagactatcgcctttcgtCCGTAATTAAAGCCTCACTGTCCTAGCCACAGACCACTGTGTAAGCAAGCAAAAGCAGCTACTTGGTTGAGTTGGTTCTTCCGTAATTAAAGCCTGAATCCTTCATTTATTGTTTTTGGAGGTATCATTGTCGTCTTGGGGTGGTAGTGACAATGAAGTCGAAGTTGACGCGGTAATATGTATGAATTTGATAACAAATTccctttatatttaaatttttgttttaatccagttttttttaatgtttttgactAACTATAAAAAGTCCTAATATGCTACATCAATAATCTGTTAGTCTATATATTTGGAGTTGTGAGCAATGGCAATTGCAACCATGATTACTCCTCTTCttatttcctttttcccttttcttcttctcattcCCGCTATCTGTTTTACCATTTGTCATGCCAATTCCAACGTGCTTTGCATCCAAAGTGAGAGAGAAGCTCTTTTGAAATTCAAGAATCATCTTATTGATCCTTCGAACAGGCTATCTTCATGGGTTGAAGGTGGGGATTGCTGTAAATGGATTGGTGTCGACTGCCATAACTCAACAGGCCACGTCCACCAACTGCACTTGGCTGCTCCTCTTTCACCTTACGAGCGGTCAAAACTACGAGGCAAAATAAATCATTCACTTCTGGAGTTGAAGCATCTCAGTTCCCTGGACTTGAGCTATAACAATTTTAGCAGCATACAGATCCCGAAGTTTTTGGGTATGCTGGGGACTTTAACACATCTTAACCTCTCTCAAGCACAATTCCAGGGAGAAATTCCTCATAATCTGGGGAATCTTTCAAAGTTGCAGTATCTTGATCTTCGAGGTGGTATTATGCCCGGGTGGGATACCAAAGTTACAAGTCTTCAATGGGTTTCTGGACTTTCTTCCTTGCAGTACCTTGATTTGAGTTATGTGGATCTTCGTAAAGCAAATGATTGGGTACAGGTAACATTCAAACTTCCTTCTTTGTTAGATTTGCACTTGTCATATTGTGGTTTAGAAGATGATCCATCTCCTATCAGTGTTAATTCTACAAAATCACTGGTTGTTCTTGATCTTTCTCAGAACCGCTTTTCTTCAGTACCTAAGTCGATATTTAGTCTTCATGGTCTTGTGTCAATTCATCTTAGTGGCAATTCTTTGGAAGGCCCAATTCCAGATTACTTTGGGAACACCTTGTTTCTTGAAGTTCTTGATCTTAGTTGGAATCATCTCAATTCATCCATACCCAATTCCTTGTATAGTTTAAACCGTCTTCAGTTCCTTAGTCTTAGTTCAAACCAGTAACAAGGAACAATCCCGAGTGCCATTGGAAACTTGAGCTCTGTTACTCACCTTGATCTTTCTGATAATAAAATTGAAGGTGGAATATCAGAAATCCTACAGAGTTTGTCTAGATGTTTGGATTCCTTAGAGTCATTGAGTATGGCCAATAACCAACTTTCTGGCCATTTAACTGATCAACTTggacaatttaaaaatatatctcACTTGTCCCTTGCTCAAAACAAAATTTCTGGTCCCATTCCATTATCCATAGGGGAGTTATCATCTTTGAAAATTCTAGATTTTGGGTATAATCTATTGGAAGGAGTTGTATTCGAAACCCATTTTTTTAATCTCACGAGATTGACAACTCTAATGGCATCGCATAATAGGCTTAGATTTGAACCAAACTCAAATTGGATTCCCCCATTTCAATGTGAAAGTATCGAATTGGGTCATTGGCATCTTGGCCCAAGGTTTCCCTAGTggttaaaatttcaaaagaaattgtCTTATTTGGATATCTTCCATGTAGGAATTTCAGATGTTATGCCCACTAGGTTTGTAAACCTTCCCactcaattttcatatttaaatctTTCCTCGAATCAACTTACAGGAGAGATATCATATTTGAATGTGAGAGACTCTGTTGACTTGAGTTCAAACCGCTTTACAGGTCCATTGCCAAGAGTAATCTCAACTTTAAGTACTTTACATTtgtcaaataatttattttcaggATCCCTTTCTGAATTAATTTGTAATCCATCACTAACGGGAATGTTAGCTCTTTACCTTGATACAAATCTACTCATTGGAGAAATTCCAGATTGTTGGAATCATTGGGaaattttattaagttatttaaatttagcaaacaacaaTTTGACAGGGAAAATCCCACCTACTTTAGGATATACATATCCTTTTTTGATGAACCTTCGAAATAATAGCATGTTTGGAGAATTACCCTCCACATTGCGAAATTCTTGGAGTTTAGTTATGCTTGATCTTAGTGAAAATCATTTCAGTGGAAGTGTACCAGCATGGATTGGTGATAAGCTCTCGAACCTTGTGGTTCTAAGCCTTCGATCAAATAACTTTGATGGTCATATTCCTCACAAAATTTGTGatcttcaatttcttcaaaacttgGACCTTGCCAACAACAACATTTCAGGAGTTATTCCAAAATGTTTCAATAATTTAACTGCAATGGCCACAAAAATCAAAACCAATAATGATGTTTCTTTGTCGCAtccaaatttttacaaattttctttCAAAGCATTATTGGTGTTGAAAGGACGAAAGGATGAATATGGTAGCATAGTAGGACTTGTTACCAGCATGGACCTTTCAACTAACAGCCTCATAGGAGAGATCCCCAAAGAAATTGGTAGTCTCGTTGGACTATTGTCTTTAAATTTTTCAGGAAATCTCCTAACAGGAAATATACCAGACAACATTGGCAACATGGAGTTAATGGAATCTCTTGATTTGTCCATGAATCAACTAAATGGTGAAATCCCTCCGAGTTTctccaatttaaatttcttgaatcACTTCAATGTGTCCTACAACAACTTGACAGGACAAATCCCAACAAGCACTCAACTTCAAAGCTTTGAAAACTTGTCTTATGTGGGCAATCATCTTTGCGGACCTCCTCTCTCTAAGAACTGCACCTCAAAAAGTATTCCAACTGATGTTGCAAATAATGGAAGTATCAATGAAGGAAGTAAAGTGAATTGGCTTTATGTCAGTACAGTTTTTGGCTTTGTAATGGGAATTTGGGGTGTAGTGGCTCCCTTGCTTTTCATTAGATCTTGGAGGATTGCATACTATCGAAAGTTGGACCATATATGTGGTAAACTGTATGTGTTTTGGGCTATTATGGATATGTAGTTTGATGGAAAAAAGCATGTACAATTGATGCATCTGAGCTAGGCTCGCTGCTACATGATTACTTGGTGTTGAAAGGCCAATAGGGCAGCCCACTCACTTGCGTGAGTGGCTTTGTTATATGCAATCCACATGATATGAGATGTTTTTCCCTTTGCACCTTCTTTGAATAATGTTGAGATTATGTCTTATGTTGAGACAAATGAGTTTGGGTGTATGGGGCGAGCCTGTTGGCTCGGGTTTAGTAGTCCGTGTCCTTTTTGTGTTTGCTTTTGTTTTGTGACTTTCTCATTAATGAATTTCTTTTctctaaaaaaattagtaattacaCCTAAGGTCATTCTAAAATAggatttttttctcaatttagttactttaattaagataattgttcAAATTAGTCACtgtcattaaaattttcattaatctaCTAACGGATTCTTAATATGACCTATCAGCCAATTGATTGATAACACGTGGCACTTTCTTTTGACTTGCGACAAAAATTTAAGGACCTCTCTATAAtaaattcaaaacatttttttccttttatctaTTAATTACCTTAGATTGGATGTTACCCCATATCACTTTGATTTTGTACTACCCAAATGTGCAACGAATCACTTAGTTAATCTTAATTTCTTCTTAAACCATAGAGGTCTTGTTTTGAATTAATTCTtggaattatttatgaaatatggATTTTGCACCATGTTCTGAAGGAGGTTCATGTCCCTTATGCACTTGTTAacctaattttataaaatttaaaaataagaaatttgaaatataatataatattcttaaaatttaaatatatcctATATATTATATGTTAGAAGGTCTTAGGCTCCTAATTGATGTGGACAACCCAAATTTTCCACCtgaattatttatcttttaaattaattaatatttctttaatttttatgattagttaaaagaatatttatgagtaaaaaaagtattttaaccgtttatttttttatctaaatttttttataagcattatcgttttcttttttttttcttaaataaaaattattatgtaatttttcctcaataaaaatttttattacaaattaaggattttttaatttacaaataaattaatagaataaaaatagTCATACTCTCATATGcgttttacaaaattaaaaggTTTATTTCAATCCCACTTTAACTATAAAACACTGTCATAGCTCACACTTACCTTATAAATAAGagtatattattattttcgtaaacTCTTTAaagttttttcatttaaaaaaattcagggtttatattttaaagttatttatatattattgataataatatggGTAAACTGCATACATAATCACCCAActatcaaaaatttttattttaggcacCCAAGCTAAAAAGTTTACAATTTCAGCACCTACATTATATAGTTCAGTTATTTAGCCcacaacttttacatattatatcaatttagtcatgattttaaaaaattaacctcaaaatttacaagtgttctcaatttgattctaaatctaaacaattcaataaatatatataaaaataataaatttaaaaatatataaaataaaaaattattgttgacaaaaaataataatatataatcacTTTTGAGAGTTGAGTGTCGGAAACATAATTTGAACCATAGTTTAGTGACAATTTCTGTAGTATACCcattaattaaaatgtaattaagCTAGTTAACGTGAATTTTGCAGGTTTGTTAAAGCAATGGTGGTTCATTTGCGCCGCTTCTTTTGGTCCATTTGATTGGCTCGCTACGAGCTCGTGTTCAATAAGAAGAGGTTATCGATTGATAAAATTTTGTTTCTTGCTAAGCTTCGTTCTCTTTGTAAAAGCATCCAAGGAAGGGTGGAATATTGTGATTGAATCCCAATGGTGGTTGAATCCTAGATTGTGTGTGCCGTGTTCGAAAGGTTGAATCCGACCTAGGTTGGGGACTGTATGGCCCTCTCCTCCTTGTGAATTT
It includes:
- the LOC107954259 gene encoding receptor-like protein EIX2; translated protein: MAIATMITPLLISFFPFLLLIPAICFTICHANSNVLCIQSEREALLKFKNHLIDPSNRLSSWVEGGDCCKWIGVDCHNSTGHVHQLHLAAPLSPYERSKLRGKINHSLLELKHLSSLDLSYNNFSSIQIPKFLGMLGTLTHLNLSQAQFQGEIPHNLGNLSKLQYLDLRGGIMPGWDTKVTSLQWVSGLSSLQYLDLSYVDLRKANDWVQVTFKLPSLLDLHLSYCGLEDDPSPISVNSTKSLVVLDLSQNRFSSVPKSIFSLHGLVSIHLSGNSLEGPIPDYFGNTLFLEVLDLSWNHLNSSIPNSLYSLNRLQFLSLSSNQ
- the LOC107954252 gene encoding receptor-like protein EIX2, whose product is MLALYLDTNLLIGEIPDCWNHWEILLSYLNLANNNLTGKIPPTLGYTYPFLMNLRNNSMFGELPSTLRNSWSLVMLDLSENHFSGSVPAWIGDKLSNLVVLSLRSNNFDGHIPHKICDLQFLQNLDLANNNISGVIPKCFNNLTAMATKIKTNNDVSLSHPNFYKFSFKALLVLKGRKDEYGSIVGLVTSMDLSTNSLIGEIPKEIGSLVGLLSLNFSGNLLTGNIPDNIGNMELMESLDLSMNQLNGEIPPSFSNLNFLNHFNVSYNNLTGQIPTSTQLQSFENLSYVGNHLCGPPLSKNCTSKSIPTDVANNGSINEGSKVNWLYVSTVFGFVMGIWGVVAPLLFIRSWRIAYYRKLDHICGKLYVFWAIMDM